The DNA segment CATGATGGCGCGGGACGGCGAGATGCCGCGGTCCTTCACCCGGTTGAACCGGCACGGTGTGCCGTGGCTCCCGTTGTTGCTGGCGATTGCACTGCCGTTGGCCACCACGGCCGTTGCCACCGACCTGCAGATGCTGGCGGGCCTGTATGCGATCGGTGTGGTGGGCGCGATTGCGGTGAACCTGGGCTCATGCACGTTCAATCGCCGGCTGGCCCTGAGCTGGTATGAACGCGCGGTGATGGGGTTTGCGTTCGTGGTCCTGTTTGCGGCGGAGATCACGATTGCCAAGACGAAACCGGACGCGTTGTTTTTTGCGGTTTGTGTGGTGGGTCTGGGTCTGGCCCTGCGGTTCTGGGCGCAGCGGCGGGCCGGGTTGCGCACGGTGGTGGTGAGCGAGCCGGTGGCGGCGATGGTGGCGCCCGGGGAGGTGCCGGGGTTCCAGCTCAAGCTCAACCCCGGCCAGAATCTGATGGTGGCGGCCCGGGGATTGACGCGGGTGTTGCGGTTTGCGCTGGAGGAGGCGCGTTTCCGGCAGGCCAACCTTTACGTGTTGTACGTGAAGGAGATTGCGGTGGCTCCGCCGGGACCGGTCGTGTTGCCCCGGAAACCGCGGTGGCAGGACGATCCGGACGCGGCGCGGATCATGACCACGGTGTTGGCGCAGGCGGAGCCGATCGGGGTTCGCGTGGTGCCCTTGTACGCGGTGAGCGACAATCCGGCGGCGACGATCCTGGATCTGGCGGCCACGATCGGCGTGGACATGCTGATTCTGGGTGCGCGGCATCGGCGCACGCTGGCCCGGTTGTTCAAGGGTGACGTGGTGAACCAGGTGGCCCGGCATTTGCCGGAGAACATCGAGCTGGTGATCCACGGATGAGGGTGGGACCGGGGAATCCGGCCCTGCGAGGGTCGAGCGGGCAGGGTTGTCGGGTTGCCACCGGGGCGTGGCACTTGCGCGAGGTCCGGACCGGGATCCGTTCAGGCGCCGAGCCAGCGGTTGACCCATTCCCGGCCGCCCAGCATCCACAGTCCTGCAGCCAGCGCCAGGTAGGGTCCGTAGGGCATGCGACTTGACCACTGGCGTCGTCCGAGGGCGATGGCGGTCAGGCCCACAACGGACCCGATCATGGAGCTGACCATCAGAGCGAACAGCACGGCGGGCCAGCCCAGGAACGCGCCGATGGCCGCCATGAATTTTACGTCGCCCAGTCCCATGGCCTCGCGGGGGAGGATCAACTGGTCCGTCCAGGCTTCCATGTGCACGACGGTGGCGGGGTCCAGCGATTCATTGCCGATCTGGAGGCGTTCCGGTGTCAGGCGCACCTCCACGTCGCGGTAGCACCGGTCCACCAGTTCGAGTCGCCGGGCGCGGAACCGGATGGTATCGCTGGTGCGGTAGAAGATTTCCTCGTAGGGGATTTGCCGGTCCGGCAGGTGGAGTGCGGTTTCGGAGAAGACGATCCGGGTGAGTCCCTGGAGGGAGACGCGCTGGCGGCCGAAGAGCCATTTGCCCATGCGGAGCACGCCATACATCAGGGCGGCGCCCGTACCCGCCCCGAGCAGGGCGTCGCGCAGGCCGGCGCCCACGGAGGTTTGGGCGTGCAGGGCCGGGAACAGGAACGAAGCCAGGGCACCTGCGGCCACGCCGCCCAGGGTGATTTCGTCCGGGATGATGTAGTGCTCGTAGTCAATGAAGGAGGCGACGATCAACGCGGCGCCGAAGAGGGCGTACGCCACGGCCACGGCGGGGGCAGTCGGACCGTGGACGGACCAGACGGCCAGGAACCAGAGGCCGGTGAGCAGTTCGACCCAGAAATAGCGGGCGGGGATCGGGGCGCGGCAGTTCCGGCATCGGCCGCGCAGCATCAGCCAGGTGACGAGCGGGATGTTCAGGTACCACGGGATGCGGTACCGGCAGTTCGGGCAGTGGGACGGGGGCGAGACCAGGCTCAGGCCGCGCGGCATGCGGTAGATGCAGACGTTGAGGAAGCTGCCCACGGCGGTGCCCAGAACGAACGCCACCACCGACCACAGGGGCGTTTCCGGTCCGGGCCAGTATTCGGGGTGCAATGGGGCGTCAAGCGACATGGAGATGTTCCATGAGGGCGCGGCGCATGACGGCCACGGGTGCGGGTTGACCGGTCCAGATCTCGAGGGCGCGTGTACCCTGGTAGAGCAACATGCTCAGGCCGTTGGCGGCGGGTTGGCCCGCGGCGCGGGCGGCTTGGAGCAGGGGTGTTTCGGCGGGGCGGTAGATCATGTCATAGACGGCGGCGGCGAGTCGGAGGGGGAACCGGGCGGTGTCGAGTGGCAGCGGGTCTTGCGGCCGCAGGCCGAGGGACGTGGCGTTGAGGAGCAGGTCCACCGGCTCATGGGGGTAGTCGAGTGTCACCTGGCATTCGGGGTAGCGTGTGCGGATTTCCTCGGCCACGGCACGGGCTTTGTCGAGGGTGCGGTTGACGAGGTAGAGGCGGGCCACGCCGGATGCGGCCAGTTTGAGGGCGGCGACGCGTCCGGCGCCGCCGGCGCCCAGCAGGAGGACGGACCGGCCGCGGGGCTGCCATTGGAGGTCTTCGGCCAGGGCCTGGAGCAGGGCGTCGGCGTCGGTGTTGAATCCGTGCATGCGGACCCGGGCGGGCTCCTCGGGTTCGGTCCATTGCCCGATGGGCTGCCAGGTGCCGTCGGCGCGCTGGCCTTCGAACCGCACGGTGTTGACCGCGCCCCATGCGCGGGCCGATTCATCCAGTTGGTCCATCATGTCCAGGGCGAGGCGTTTGTGGGGCACGGTGAGGTTGACGCCCACGAACCGCATGGCGGCGGCGCCGGCCAGTGCCTCGCGGAGTTGGTCGGGTGGAACCGGGAAGGCCAGGTAGCGCCAGTTGAGTCCCAACGCGGCCAGTGCGGCGTTGTGCATGGCGGGCGAAGCCGAATGGCGCACGGGAAATCCGAACACGGCGCAGTACCGTGTCGAGGCATCGATCGGTCGTGCAAAGGCGTCTGACACGGTGCCGGAATGTAGGGCGGGGACGATCGGTAAAAAAGGCAAAAGCGGTGCCGGCGCCGTTTCGGGAGCTCCGACCTGTGCACCGGGGGATCGGGTTCTGTTTTCCAACCGTTGGTTGGTGGGGGAAGGGCGAGGTGGGTTGGAACCTTATCCAGCGCTAATTCAGGTAATGGGTGCTCTTACCGGCCGGTGCGATGGGTGTGGCAGAACCCCCCTCGTGCTCTTTTTCCTGACATGCCGCCACCGCTGTGACTGCCCGATGCCTTCGAGCCACAGGTGCTCCAGCAACTGGTCGTGCCCCCATGACCCGGGCCGAACGCCCCGCTGGAAGGCCGAACTCTGTATCCATCACCACCTCCACTACGCCACCCTTGTCGGCGAGCATCTTTGCTCCGTAGCCGAATCTCAGGGCCGTTGGTTGGCGTTGCCGGGTCGGAGTGTCCCTGTCCGGCATCTGCGCCTGCGCGGCGCCCGGATCGGCTGGTCCAACCAGCGACGGGCCGTTTGCCGCGATTGGCTGGCCCGGGACGTCCGCTTCTGCATCCTGGCTGATGCGCACCTACTGCCCGATCTGACCCGCCGCTCCCCGGTCCTCTGCACCGCCCGGTTTTCGGCCGACTGTCTGGTCCGGTGGGGCCACCCGATTGTGGCAGTGGAGGGTTTCGCCGATGGCGCGCGGTTCGGCGGCACCGTCTGCAAGGCTGTTGGCTGGCGGTGGCCGGAGCTCCGCCTGCAGGTGGGCAAGTGGCGGGTCGGCGTGGTCAGTGGCGTGGCCGTGGTGGGGCTGTGGAGCCGGATCAGCCCGGCGTTGTTTTGGGGCCGACCTTTAGCGTGAGGGGGTCGGTGCGGGACAAGGGCGATCCGGTCGGGTCGGGTTGGCTCCCAAAGCAGCCCCGGCCGGGGCTGGACCGGCTGCTGGGGCGGTGTTTGCCGCCCTGAGAGGGCAGGTGCGTCAAGGTTGAGTGCTGCGAGGCAGGCGCGAGCGCTGCCGGGTGGCAGGCTTATGTCTGCTGCGTTGCAACCACGCTCAAAGCGGCCCGCCGATTGCCTTCCGATGGCCTTCAAGGACATGCCAATTGCCCCCTCGGCAGAGCCGCTCACCACCCCTCGCACCCCAAAACCCTTCTTGAGTTGGCACTGGGTTTTGCACAGGCGCAGTTGAGTTTTTTTGTAGAGTCGAAGCCGGTGTGCGGGGAAGAGCCGCGACCAGAGCCCGTTGCGCGAGAAGGTTTCCAAGCACGGTAGCGCCTCGTCCCCGGCCGAACTCCGAAACGTCCCGGGCCGCTTGAACCGGCACTACGCCTGCCTCCCACAGGCAGGGCAGGCGACATGTCGCTTCCACCGGCCCGCTGCCAATCGGTTCCCGAGCCCGCCAGCCGCCAAAATCCCCGCCGCTGCGTCACCAATCACCAAAGTGCTGACCGCTTGGCCCGGGCCGGTGTCGGCTTGTGCGTCGTGTTGGGTACGCAGGCGTCGGCGGGTGTGCCCGGTGTTTGGCCTCCCGGTCGGGAGTGGCCAAGGGCAGTTGAACACCGCTCAAGTGTTCCAGTACGACACTGGCGTCGGCGATGGGCATTTTGCCGGGGGCCGGGAGGCTTCAACCCGCCTGGAGCAGCGAGCCACGGCGGGTTTCAGTAGAAATTGCCGACACGGGTACAAGCAGGATCATTGACATGGCTGCAGCTTCCACACCCGGCAAGAGACTGAAATGCGCCCGGCCACAGCCCTGCGGAAGCGCGATGTTGCAGCAGCCCGGGTTTTCATTATCCTCACCGGCGATGAACCGCACCGCGTAGGAAATTGGCGACAACGCTCGATCTGCGACCGTCGTGAACCGGTCTTGAGATGGAACCACTCGGCATATGTCTTCTGCTCGCGGTGGGGCTGCCCTTGCTGGGCAGCCCGCTTGTGGCGTTGGCCGGACGCAAACTTGGATTTCGTGTCGGCTGGCTGGCGTTGACGTTTGCGCTGTCTTCCACCGGCGCGCTGCTGGCGCTGGCAAAGAGTGTCCCCCTGCCGGGCCGCACGGTGATCGAGTGGCCGTGGATACCCTCGTTGGGATTAAATCTGTCGTTCCTGGTGGACGGACTTTCGATTTTCTTCGGGCTGGTCGTGAGCGGGATGGGCTGCCTGATCATCTTCTATGCGATGTTTTATCTCGGGCGCGACCACGAACACCTCGGCCGGTTCTATTGTTACCTCGTGCTGTTCATGGGCGCGATGCTGGGCACGGTGTTCGCCAATCATCTGGTGCTGCTGTTCATCTTCTGGGAACTCACCGGCATTGCGTCGTTCCTGCTCATCGGTTTCCTGCACGAGGAGGAAGGCTCGCGCATAGGCGCGCGGCAGGCGTTGCTGGTCACGGGCTCGACCGGTCTGGCGCTGTTTGCCGGCGTGGTATTGCTCCAGCAGGTTTCGGGCACGGCCAGTCTGGCGGACCTGTTGGCGAACGGGCTGCCGTGGACCCAGCAGGGCACGGCGCTCACGGTGGCCATGCTGTTGATGTTTGTTGGCGCGTTCGGCAAGTCGGCCCAGTTCCCGTTCCATTTCTGGTTGCCCAATGCGATGGCAGCGCCCACGCCGGTCAGTGCGTATTTGCACTCGGCGACGATGGTGAAGCTGGGCGTGTTTCTCGTCGCACGCCTTTACCCGCTTTTCGTCGGGCACGAATACTGGATGCCGCTGCTGACCGTCATTGGTTTCACCACGATGGTCCTGGGCGCGGTGATGGCGTTGTTGTCGCACGACTTGAAGGCGATTCTTGCCCACTCGACCGTGAGCCAGCTCGGTTACCTGATCGGCTATTACGGCCTCGGACCTGCCAACGGTGTCGCATACGATTACCTGCACATCTTCAATCACGTCCTTTACAAGGGGGCGCTGTTCATGGTTGTTGGTGTCGTGGCCCATGCAGCGGGCATCCGCGACATTCGACAGCTGGGCGGATTGTTTCCCGGGATGCCGCTGCTCGGCATTACGTCGCTCATCGCCGCGGCGACGATGGCGGGTATCCCGGGCACATTTGGCTTTCTCAGCAAGGAGATGATGCTCAAGGAGATCTTCGGGGCGATGCGCACACAGGACGGACTCGGCTTCTACGCGACGGTGTGCGTGGTATTGACCTCGGTGGTGAAGGTGGCGTTTTCGGTGCGGTTGTTCGCAAACATTTTTCTCGGCAGGAAACCGGAGCAGGTCCGCCGGAACTTCCACGCGCCGTCCGTCTGGATGCAACTGCCGCCGGCGTTGCTGGCCGGCTGCGCGCTGGTGTTCGGCCTGTTCCCCGGACTTCTCGAAGGACCGTTCCGCGCGCTGGCGGTCGAGGGCTTAAACCGTCCGCAGCACCTCGCGCTCTGGCACGGCTTCACCAAGGAACTGCTGGTGAGCAGCCTCGTGGTTGCA comes from the Limisphaera ngatamarikiensis genome and includes:
- a CDS encoding shikimate dehydrogenase encodes the protein MSDAFARPIDASTRYCAVFGFPVRHSASPAMHNAALAALGLNWRYLAFPVPPDQLREALAGAAAMRFVGVNLTVPHKRLALDMMDQLDESARAWGAVNTVRFEGQRADGTWQPIGQWTEPEEPARVRMHGFNTDADALLQALAEDLQWQPRGRSVLLLGAGGAGRVAALKLAASGVARLYLVNRTLDKARAVAEEIRTRYPECQVTLDYPHEPVDLLLNATSLGLRPQDPLPLDTARFPLRLAAAVYDMIYRPAETPLLQAARAAGQPAANGLSMLLYQGTRALEIWTGQPAPVAVMRRALMEHLHVA
- the mbhE gene encoding hydrogen gas-evolving membrane-bound hydrogenase subunit E yields the protein MEPLGICLLLAVGLPLLGSPLVALAGRKLGFRVGWLALTFALSSTGALLALAKSVPLPGRTVIEWPWIPSLGLNLSFLVDGLSIFFGLVVSGMGCLIIFYAMFYLGRDHEHLGRFYCYLVLFMGAMLGTVFANHLVLLFIFWELTGIASFLLIGFLHEEEGSRIGARQALLVTGSTGLALFAGVVLLQQVSGTASLADLLANGLPWTQQGTALTVAMLLMFVGAFGKSAQFPFHFWLPNAMAAPTPVSAYLHSATMVKLGVFLVARLYPLFVGHEYWMPLLTVIGFTTMVLGAVMALLSHDLKAILAHSTVSQLGYLIGYYGLGPANGVAYDYLHIFNHVLYKGALFMVVGVVAHAAGIRDIRQLGGLFPGMPLLGITSLIAAATMAGIPGTFGFLSKEMMLKEIFGAMRTQDGLGFYATVCVVLTSVVKVAFSVRLFANIFLGRKPEQVRRNFHAPSVWMQLPPALLAGCALVFGLFPGLLEGPFRALAVEGLNRPQHLALWHGFTKELLVSSLVVAAGCALYWLGQKTEWRWHNIPRWLRFDSAFEAGVEAFSTFTKTVTRLLCSDRPVHYLPIIATFLVALVGGSLLWNMTDLAGLAAPDRVAVHPLRGLTAALIALATIGVLLLRRWTAQLICLSVAGFLTCFYFVLYRAPDLALTQILVETVTLILVLLLLARFPRPAQEGEERRKPGMLERAFHMILALSVGGVAAAMVLLVTANPHPDPIGRNFLDHTVELAKGGNAVNTILVDFRGFDTLGEITVLVIATLGCLGLLMRYKRTPEEYKLGPLGPPGFGVEVKRKD
- a CDS encoding Druantia anti-phage system protein DruA; amino-acid sequence: MPSSHRCSSNWSCPHDPGRTPRWKAELCIHHHLHYATLVGEHLCSVAESQGRWLALPGRSVPVRHLRLRGARIGWSNQRRAVCRDWLARDVRFCILADAHLLPDLTRRSPVLCTARFSADCLVRWGHPIVAVEGFADGARFGGTVCKAVGWRWPELRLQVGKWRVGVVSGVAVVGLWSRISPALFWGRPLA
- a CDS encoding prepilin peptidase gives rise to the protein MSLDAPLHPEYWPGPETPLWSVVAFVLGTAVGSFLNVCIYRMPRGLSLVSPPSHCPNCRYRIPWYLNIPLVTWLMLRGRCRNCRAPIPARYFWVELLTGLWFLAVWSVHGPTAPAVAVAYALFGAALIVASFIDYEHYIIPDEITLGGVAAGALASFLFPALHAQTSVGAGLRDALLGAGTGAALMYGVLRMGKWLFGRQRVSLQGLTRIVFSETALHLPDRQIPYEEIFYRTSDTIRFRARRLELVDRCYRDVEVRLTPERLQIGNESLDPATVVHMEAWTDQLILPREAMGLGDVKFMAAIGAFLGWPAVLFALMVSSMIGSVVGLTAIALGRRQWSSRMPYGPYLALAAGLWMLGGREWVNRWLGA